The following proteins are encoded in a genomic region of Sulfurimonas sp. HSL3-7:
- a CDS encoding Crp/Fnr family transcriptional regulator: MTKLQQHYFFEELSEEAIRKLERISKKTTYQKGSILFYEKEKPTSLLFLAEGVVKVYKTDQKNSEVVMRRFHAPIFIAEMATLEQIPYPASASFETDGAVISIDYKRFKEHFMDDPKIAFSFIKSLSRKIKNLEEVIDLNIVLDTTARLAKYLYENESLLGELKNYQLAEDLHMTPETLSRTLKRLSILGLLEKGRHGYLITNREGLRVLFE, translated from the coding sequence ATGACGAAATTACAGCAGCATTATTTTTTTGAAGAGCTGAGCGAAGAGGCTATTCGTAAACTGGAACGAATTTCGAAAAAAACCACCTATCAAAAAGGGAGTATCCTCTTTTATGAAAAAGAGAAGCCTACTTCTTTGCTTTTTTTGGCAGAGGGGGTTGTAAAGGTCTACAAGACCGATCAAAAGAACAGTGAAGTGGTCATGCGGCGTTTTCACGCCCCGATCTTTATTGCTGAGATGGCTACTTTAGAGCAGATCCCCTATCCTGCTTCAGCCTCATTTGAGACAGACGGGGCAGTCATATCGATCGACTACAAACGCTTTAAAGAGCACTTTATGGACGATCCCAAGATCGCTTTCTCATTTATCAAGTCGCTCTCGCGCAAGATCAAAAACCTCGAAGAGGTGATCGATCTCAATATCGTTCTCGACACGACCGCCAGACTCGCCAAATATCTTTACGAGAATGAATCCCTTTTAGGCGAACTCAAAAACTATCAGCTCGCGGAAGATCTGCATATGACACCCGAGACCCTCTCGCGTACACTTAAAAGGCTCTCCATCCTGGGGCTGCTCGAAAAAGGCAGGCACGGTTATCTAATCACCAACCGTGAAGGGCTGCGCGTTCTGTTTGAATAG
- a CDS encoding phosphoesterase translates to MKPTIHHLSHIDLDGYSCQLVMEYTPYKIYSYNANYGAEVIERLNEILDVLRKSDEPSVVFITDLNLTLDEAKWLNREVERLNDAGKQIEIILRDHHGSGQECANKYEWYFLDTSKCATKLTYEYAKATFELDEPEWMSKFVAVVNAVDLWLQDEVENFEYGKVCMRLVTETRELNRVIFGDEDRKYKVALLKEAAQMVNMANANIILDEKIHALKKDFFRENDDDTLDNLATRFIVKMLGAKTDYMTIYYKGYKGFLSYGVGNTSIIGNGFLVAYPEYDFIVDVSTRGTMSLRANNQVDVSLIAKEWAGGGGHPNASGGRIQGFKEQFRYDKVKLQIENLIHAKEAVAGKLEYKAVG, encoded by the coding sequence TTGAAGCCTACCATCCATCACCTCTCCCACATCGACCTTGATGGCTATTCATGCCAACTTGTCATGGAATATACTCCATACAAAATCTATTCCTATAATGCCAACTACGGTGCCGAAGTCATCGAACGGCTCAATGAGATCCTTGACGTTCTTAGAAAGAGCGATGAACCTTCTGTTGTCTTTATCACCGACCTGAACCTGACTCTTGATGAAGCCAAATGGCTAAACCGTGAAGTCGAAAGGCTGAATGATGCAGGCAAACAGATTGAGATCATACTGCGTGACCACCACGGTAGCGGGCAAGAGTGTGCCAACAAATACGAATGGTATTTTTTGGACACCTCCAAGTGCGCCACAAAACTCACCTATGAGTACGCCAAAGCAACGTTTGAACTCGATGAGCCGGAGTGGATGTCAAAATTTGTCGCCGTGGTCAATGCCGTCGATCTTTGGCTTCAAGATGAAGTGGAAAACTTTGAATATGGTAAAGTCTGTATGCGTCTTGTCACCGAAACGCGTGAGCTCAACCGTGTTATCTTTGGCGATGAAGACCGGAAATACAAGGTTGCCCTGCTCAAAGAGGCCGCTCAAATGGTCAATATGGCCAATGCCAATATCATCCTCGACGAAAAAATCCATGCCCTAAAAAAAGATTTTTTCCGTGAAAACGACGATGATACCCTGGATAATCTGGCCACACGCTTTATCGTCAAGATGCTTGGTGCGAAAACAGATTATATGACCATTTACTATAAAGGGTACAAAGGCTTTCTATCCTACGGTGTCGGCAACACCTCCATCATCGGAAACGGCTTTTTAGTCGCTTACCCCGAGTATGACTTTATCGTCGATGTCTCGACCCGCGGCACCATGAGCCTGCGTGCCAACAACCAGGTCGATGTCTCGCTTATCGCCAAAGAGTGGGCCGGCGGCGGCGGCCATCCCAACGCTTCAGGCGGCCGTATTCAGGGCTTTAAAGAGCAGTTCCGATATGACAAGGTAAAACTTCAGATCGAGAACCTTATTCACGCAAAAGAGGCTGTTGCCGGAAAACTGGAGTACAAAGCGGTCGGATAA
- a CDS encoding Rrf2 family transcriptional regulator, translating to MLMTRASEYALLSLILLAKADKPMDAETLSRELDISKSFLAKILQAMARKGLLNSFKGAHGGFSLAKESSEISVHDIMCAAEGKSPAVFDCASSESKCPSEKSSACSIWPFLNRLQGKIDNFLEQLTLADILEQ from the coding sequence ATGCTAATGACCCGTGCAAGCGAATACGCACTTTTATCACTTATCTTACTGGCCAAAGCAGATAAACCTATGGATGCCGAGACCCTCTCTAGAGAGCTCGACATCTCAAAAAGCTTTTTAGCAAAAATTTTACAGGCGATGGCGCGCAAAGGACTTCTGAACTCTTTCAAGGGGGCTCACGGCGGATTTTCCCTGGCTAAAGAGAGCTCCGAGATCTCGGTCCATGACATTATGTGCGCGGCAGAAGGAAAATCTCCCGCCGTATTCGACTGTGCCTCAAGTGAGAGCAAATGCCCATCCGAAAAGTCCTCTGCTTGCTCGATCTGGCCGTTTTTAAACCGTCTTCAGGGGAAAATAGACAATTTTCTCGAGCAGCTTACCCTAGCGGATATTTTAGAACAATAG
- the rpsO gene encoding 30S ribosomal protein S15, with protein MALDAAKKQEIVSKFGKNDTDTGSSEVQIALLSARITELTEHLKTFKKDHASRLGLLKLVGQRRRLMRYLKRTNRESYLKTIEALSIRDNI; from the coding sequence ATGGCTTTAGATGCGGCGAAAAAACAAGAAATTGTAAGCAAATTCGGCAAAAACGATACAGATACTGGTTCATCAGAAGTTCAAATCGCACTACTAAGTGCTCGTATTACAGAATTGACTGAACACCTTAAAACATTTAAAAAAGATCACGCTTCACGTCTTGGTCTTCTTAAACTTGTCGGTCAACGTCGTCGTTTGATGCGTTACCTTAAGCGTACAAACAGAGAGAGCTACCTTAAAACAATCGAAGCACTTTCTATCCGCGACAACATCTAA
- a CDS encoding PKD domain-containing protein, whose protein sequence is MKYFSVISAIFVLLFSGCAVDVVSRTDYAKIYASATSCGDDSEKTQADAVNELTKNYPLIAEDLSSYIKVQKRDANGTVCYDAFITKRGWDRYTRAFKNRQQEIIQYADENAKVFEYNNKKVLIKTMLKERRQFNQKLESAKKLAPMDIEPFLLDYKSLENAINVLPSVKIKVHPCNHNRNYNCDIVFSAEVQDESKKLLYLWDFGEGSKSEKKKPVHRYTTEGSYNVSLQVTDESGLSTFRTEDVLVIKSKNVPKTAGKNSLKAYFILDKKSYSVNEEVDFDNRSRSVGSEIESYLWDFGDGKTSGVRNPKHRYEKAGRYVVKYKVCNGANHCAYASSGIKIVPKANAVKPVTKKVKPVQKRAQPVVAKAKKTRSFDARAGESIDDYIARRGQPSEKIDKKEGSTKAYKFGNVWLLVKYDKIMCAVEEKGFKTTLLGKPKKCNWHKKYAEKYMLDLQ, encoded by the coding sequence ATGAAATATTTTAGTGTTATAAGTGCTATCTTTGTACTGCTTTTTTCAGGCTGTGCGGTGGATGTTGTCTCGAGAACGGATTACGCCAAGATCTATGCATCAGCTACGTCATGCGGTGATGACAGCGAGAAGACCCAGGCCGATGCGGTGAATGAACTGACCAAAAACTACCCTTTGATTGCGGAAGATCTGAGTTCGTATATCAAGGTTCAAAAGCGTGATGCCAACGGTACGGTCTGTTATGACGCCTTTATCACGAAAAGAGGATGGGATCGCTACACCAGGGCTTTTAAAAACAGACAGCAAGAGATTATTCAGTATGCAGATGAGAATGCAAAGGTCTTTGAATACAACAATAAAAAGGTCCTGATCAAGACAATGCTGAAGGAACGCCGGCAGTTCAATCAGAAACTCGAAAGTGCGAAAAAACTTGCCCCGATGGACATAGAACCTTTTTTGCTTGATTATAAGAGTCTGGAAAATGCCATCAATGTTCTCCCTTCTGTCAAGATAAAAGTGCATCCGTGCAACCATAACAGAAACTACAACTGTGATATCGTTTTTTCGGCGGAAGTACAAGATGAGTCGAAAAAACTGCTTTATCTATGGGACTTCGGCGAGGGTTCAAAGTCCGAGAAGAAAAAACCGGTCCACCGTTATACGACAGAAGGCAGCTACAATGTCTCGCTTCAGGTCACCGATGAATCCGGTCTAAGTACCTTTCGCACCGAAGACGTCTTAGTCATCAAAAGTAAAAATGTGCCGAAAACAGCCGGAAAAAATAGCCTGAAAGCCTATTTTATTCTTGACAAGAAGTCCTACAGTGTCAATGAAGAGGTAGATTTTGACAACCGTTCGCGCAGTGTCGGCAGCGAAATAGAAAGTTACCTCTGGGATTTTGGCGACGGCAAAACGTCGGGTGTTCGAAACCCGAAACACCGCTATGAAAAAGCGGGCAGATATGTTGTCAAGTACAAGGTCTGCAACGGCGCTAATCACTGTGCCTATGCCTCGAGCGGAATCAAAATCGTGCCGAAGGCAAACGCAGTGAAGCCAGTGACAAAAAAAGTGAAGCCTGTTCAGAAAAGAGCCCAGCCTGTTGTCGCAAAGGCAAAGAAAACACGTTCCTTTGATGCGAGAGCGGGTGAAAGTATTGACGACTATATAGCAAGGCGTGGCCAGCCGTCTGAAAAGATCGACAAGAAAGAGGGCTCGACAAAAGCCTACAAGTTTGGGAATGTCTGGTTACTGGTAAAATATGACAAAATTATGTGTGCTGTAGAAGAGAAAGGCTTTAAAACAACCTTGCTTGGTAAGCCCAAAAAGTGTAACTGGCATAAGAAGTATGCTGAAAAATATATGCTGGATCTGCAATAG
- the kdsB gene encoding 3-deoxy-manno-octulosonate cytidylyltransferase, with protein MIIIPARMASTRFPNKVLADIGGLPMVVRTAKQVMHLDDVVVAADDEKIIAVCKSHGINAMLTSTTHKSGTDRINECAQLLDLDDNELVINIQADEPFIEGEVLTALIERLTALKESGRSFVMGSCYNAVNAEAAEDPNLVKVIMDAEHNAIYFSRSPIPYNRSGAATYFGHIGIYGFTKKSLKEFCSLDDAPIEDIEKLEQLRAIYYGKKISMVKVSSTGFGIDTKEDLERAKEIFLKEN; from the coding sequence ATGATCATTATTCCGGCACGTATGGCATCGACGCGCTTTCCAAATAAAGTCCTGGCTGACATCGGCGGATTACCGATGGTAGTCCGTACGGCAAAACAGGTCATGCACCTTGATGATGTGGTCGTGGCCGCTGACGATGAGAAGATCATCGCAGTATGTAAAAGCCACGGTATCAATGCCATGCTGACCTCCACTACCCATAAAAGCGGGACGGACCGCATCAACGAATGTGCCCAGCTGCTTGACCTTGATGACAACGAACTGGTTATCAACATTCAGGCCGATGAACCCTTTATTGAAGGCGAAGTTCTTACCGCACTGATAGAGCGGCTCACGGCCCTCAAAGAGTCGGGGCGCTCCTTCGTCATGGGCAGCTGCTACAATGCCGTCAACGCCGAAGCGGCGGAAGATCCGAACCTTGTCAAAGTCATCATGGATGCCGAGCATAACGCCATCTATTTCTCCCGCTCACCGATCCCGTACAACCGCAGCGGGGCTGCGACCTACTTCGGCCATATCGGTATCTACGGTTTTACGAAAAAGAGTCTGAAGGAGTTCTGTTCTTTGGACGATGCGCCTATCGAAGACATTGAAAAACTCGAACAGCTGCGCGCTATCTATTACGGGAAAAAGATCTCTATGGTCAAAGTCTCAAGTACCGGCTTCGGCATCGACACCAAAGAAGATCTTGAACGTGCAAAAGAGATCTTCTTAAAAGAGAACTGA
- a CDS encoding methyltransferase, with product MLFYQPDSGYRYNSDSLFLYDFISSFKPRGRMLDVGAGSGVVGLLVARDNPNVHLEAVEKQDAFVFLATKNAEVNQIPYVLHQTDFLKFEDARGFEYIVSNPPFYHEGASRSDDEMIHTARYNIHLPIADFVNKAAALLRPQGHFIFCYDAQQFGLLCAALDNAKLRVVDVQFVHSKRDRKASLVMVHARKNSKSLMKVWPPFFAFEGDDYSKEAAAIYSKARTHTLRCQI from the coding sequence ATGCTGTTTTATCAGCCTGACAGCGGATATCGTTATAACAGTGACTCTCTTTTTCTGTACGATTTCATCTCCTCGTTTAAGCCGCGCGGCCGTATGCTGGACGTGGGGGCAGGCAGCGGTGTGGTCGGTCTGCTCGTGGCGCGGGACAACCCTAACGTGCATCTTGAAGCGGTTGAGAAACAGGATGCCTTTGTCTTTCTGGCTACCAAGAATGCCGAGGTCAACCAGATACCCTATGTGCTTCATCAAACAGACTTTTTGAAGTTTGAAGATGCGCGGGGTTTTGAGTATATCGTCTCGAACCCGCCTTTCTATCATGAAGGTGCGTCAAGGAGCGATGACGAGATGATCCATACCGCACGTTACAACATCCATCTTCCGATAGCGGATTTTGTCAACAAAGCGGCGGCACTTTTGCGTCCGCAGGGCCATTTTATCTTCTGTTACGATGCCCAGCAGTTCGGGCTTCTCTGTGCCGCTCTGGACAACGCGAAATTAAGAGTTGTTGATGTACAATTCGTCCATTCTAAGCGTGACAGAAAAGCCTCTTTAGTGATGGTCCATGCTCGTAAAAACTCAAAATCACTGATGAAGGTCTGGCCGCCTTTTTTTGCCTTCGAGGGTGACGACTATTCGAAAGAGGCAGCGGCTATCTATTCCAAAGCGAGGACGCATACACTACGATGTCAGATCTAA
- a CDS encoding YkgJ family cysteine cluster protein, with translation MSDLIRQEGFDFAFTPSACESCGGRCCTGESGNIFVSPEEIAALAKHLKMDEALFRSTYLIKKGYKLSLKERIVGMSHDCIFYDREIGGCGVYEARPTQCRTFPFWNYFKNHLDELKRECPGIVDA, from the coding sequence ATGTCAGATCTAATCCGCCAAGAGGGCTTTGACTTTGCTTTTACACCGTCGGCTTGCGAGAGCTGCGGGGGGCGCTGCTGTACAGGCGAGAGCGGTAATATTTTCGTCTCGCCGGAAGAGATAGCCGCTCTTGCAAAGCATCTAAAAATGGACGAGGCGCTTTTTCGTTCGACCTATCTCATCAAAAAAGGCTACAAGCTCTCACTCAAAGAGCGTATTGTCGGCATGTCGCATGACTGTATCTTCTATGACAGAGAGATAGGGGGTTGCGGTGTGTATGAAGCGCGTCCGACTCAGTGCCGAACCTTTCCGTTTTGGAACTATTTCAAGAACCATCTTGATGAACTCAAACGCGAGTGCCCCGGAATTGTCGATGCATAA
- the trpC gene encoding indole-3-glycerol phosphate synthase TrpC, with translation MILDAIIAKTKEDLAIREKEFSMEWLGRSLAFNARAPRDVIPYLKSTEEDKYRIIAEVKKASPSKGVIREDFDPLAIGQAYERGGASAISVLTEPHYFQGSLEYLAGLRRYVGIPLLRKDFIVSEYQLLEALVHGADFVLLIAAALSRKELKHLLNYTRHLGMEALVEVHDKSDLTKAIFAGADIIGINHRNLQTFEMNMNLSYELIPLIPNNKIIVAESGIYEHGQLEDLHKAGVDAFLVGESLMRQDDVESALRCLKTGECE, from the coding sequence ATGATATTAGATGCGATTATTGCCAAGACAAAAGAGGACCTCGCTATTCGGGAAAAAGAGTTTTCGATGGAGTGGCTGGGCCGTTCGCTTGCCTTTAATGCCCGTGCGCCGCGCGACGTTATTCCCTATCTGAAGTCGACCGAAGAGGACAAATACCGTATTATCGCCGAGGTGAAAAAAGCGAGCCCTTCCAAGGGTGTCATCCGTGAAGACTTTGACCCGCTGGCGATCGGACAGGCGTATGAGCGCGGCGGCGCGAGCGCGATCTCGGTTCTGACGGAGCCGCACTATTTCCAGGGCAGTCTTGAATACCTCGCCGGCCTGCGCCGTTACGTCGGAATCCCGCTGCTTCGCAAAGACTTTATTGTTTCGGAGTATCAGCTTCTAGAGGCCCTGGTCCATGGTGCCGATTTTGTGCTGCTCATCGCGGCAGCACTATCGCGTAAAGAGCTCAAGCACCTGTTGAACTATACGCGTCACCTGGGAATGGAGGCCCTTGTCGAAGTGCATGACAAGTCGGACTTGACCAAGGCGATCTTCGCCGGAGCCGATATCATCGGTATCAACCACCGCAATCTCCAGACCTTCGAGATGAACATGAACCTCTCCTACGAGCTGATTCCGCTCATTCCAAACAACAAGATCATTGTTGCCGAGAGCGGTATCTATGAACATGGCCAGTTGGAAGATCTTCACAAGGCGGGTGTGGACGCCTTCCTTGTAGGCGAATCACTGATGCGCCAGGATGATGTCGAGAGCGCACTTCGTTGTCTGAAAACCGGTGAATGTGAGTGA
- a CDS encoding OmpA family protein → MKYFSLLALTLFVTTGCSSTPKEEAAPKKAPKSSATSARFTAEEGRTSFSVPTYFEGGMEDKDHDGVEDSKDQCTDTPIGVQVDEKGCAFDRDKDGVKDYEDACPDSMPHAKVKADGCADFVSFRLYYAPRVNEITPKSMLVLEKAVGFLQEHPEYKVRIIGYTETVGDGNYNMKLSQERAEDVLKLFNRKGINFNRLEAIGKGDSELIADNATDEGRELNRRIEVELYQ, encoded by the coding sequence GTGAAATATTTTTCTCTTCTTGCGTTAACGTTGTTCGTCACAACAGGCTGTTCGTCAACGCCGAAAGAGGAGGCTGCTCCTAAAAAAGCGCCTAAAAGCAGCGCCACTTCAGCCCGTTTCACTGCAGAAGAGGGGAGAACCTCTTTTAGCGTGCCGACCTATTTCGAAGGCGGTATGGAGGATAAAGACCATGACGGCGTCGAAGACAGCAAAGATCAATGCACAGATACCCCGATCGGCGTGCAGGTCGATGAAAAGGGGTGTGCTTTTGATCGTGATAAAGACGGTGTCAAAGATTATGAAGATGCTTGTCCCGACTCGATGCCGCACGCCAAGGTCAAAGCCGACGGCTGTGCCGACTTTGTCTCGTTTCGCCTCTACTATGCGCCGCGGGTCAACGAGATCACGCCCAAATCGATGTTAGTACTCGAGAAGGCGGTCGGCTTTCTGCAGGAGCATCCTGAATACAAGGTCAGGATTATCGGTTATACCGAGACTGTCGGTGACGGTAACTACAATATGAAACTCTCCCAAGAACGTGCGGAAGATGTCCTGAAACTCTTTAACCGTAAAGGGATCAACTTCAACCGTCTGGAAGCGATCGGAAAAGGTGATAGCGAACTTATTGCCGATAACGCGACGGACGAAGGACGGGAGCTTAACCGTCGCATTGAGGTCGAGCTTTACCAGTAG
- a CDS encoding GyrI-like domain-containing protein → MKKATLQKRTKIANDIMYYIYTHIDTHIDIEELSADLSVSKFHMHRIFKEAFGKNIYESIKSIRLQKASNLLLTNKYSTISDVANICGYSSHSSFIKAFKERFEMTPKAWRRGGYKSYSNQILQQSEIAGRSTADFSGMQPTIVKMPAIESYYIRHKGYGPTIRQTWQKLQTWAMGQKIGDFEEIALFHDNPTITPLDECQYIACIVPKNAKEVESDRLPKFKISEGIYARFDLKGVHGDSLKFIHWVYHEWLPKSEYETTTKPSYVLYRRNNFLSDDMTFDLSFYVSIRF, encoded by the coding sequence ATGAAAAAAGCTACCCTGCAGAAACGGACCAAAATCGCCAATGATATCATGTACTATATCTACACCCATATTGACACCCATATCGATATCGAAGAGCTCAGTGCCGACCTCTCCGTCAGCAAGTTTCACATGCACCGTATTTTCAAAGAGGCCTTCGGCAAGAATATCTACGAAAGCATTAAATCCATCCGTCTGCAAAAAGCCTCGAACCTCTTATTGACCAACAAATATTCCACTATCTCCGACGTCGCGAACATCTGCGGCTACAGTTCGCACTCCTCTTTCATCAAGGCGTTCAAAGAACGTTTCGAAATGACACCGAAAGCGTGGCGGAGAGGCGGGTACAAGAGCTATTCCAACCAGATTCTGCAACAGTCGGAGATAGCTGGACGGTCAACAGCCGACTTCAGCGGCATGCAACCGACAATCGTTAAGATGCCGGCCATTGAAAGCTACTACATCCGCCATAAGGGCTACGGTCCGACGATCAGGCAGACCTGGCAAAAGCTGCAGACCTGGGCAATGGGCCAGAAGATCGGCGACTTTGAAGAGATCGCCCTCTTCCATGACAACCCCACTATCACCCCACTGGATGAGTGCCAGTATATCGCATGCATCGTTCCAAAGAATGCTAAAGAGGTAGAGAGCGACAGGCTTCCGAAGTTCAAGATCTCCGAAGGGATCTATGCCCGGTTCGACCTAAAAGGGGTCCACGGCGACAGCCTGAAGTTCATTCACTGGGTCTACCACGAATGGCTGCCTAAAAGCGAATACGAAACGACGACAAAACCTTCCTATGTCCTCTATCGAAGAAACAACTTTCTCTCCGACGACATGACCTTCGATCTAAGCTTTTACGTCTCTATACGGTTTTGA
- a CDS encoding acetyl-CoA carboxylase biotin carboxylase subunit, with protein MQKITKILVANRGEIALRIIRACRELGIKSVAMFSEVDIEGIWVRKADECYPILGNPIEAYLDYERIISLALKAGCEAIHPGYGFLSENAAFAEACEAKGLVFIGPKAEHIALFGDKMASKVAMKAVGVPVLEGTDAPVSSLEEGAKISKEIGFPVIIKAAFGGGGRGMRIVRAAEEFDALFESATSEATKYFGRGEMFIEKYVENPRHIEVQVIADKYGKVVHLGERDCSIQRRHQKVIEIAPSPRLNDAVRQALFRMSTKAMLELGYESVGTIEFLVDEADNIYFIEMNTRVQVEHPVTELISGIDIIQQMIEIAEGDHLRFRQDEVVFRGYAIEFRINAEDPKKNFFPSVGKISNYMAPGGPGVRLDTSLYAGYTIPGNYDSMIGKLIVWSLDWEGAVNKARRALDEFYIDGVVTNIPLHREITRDPDFIEGRFDTGYLDTKLPLFNMETLDHIKEEERRMSEISVLIERIRSNNIKIRH; from the coding sequence ATGCAAAAGATCACAAAAATATTGGTCGCCAACAGGGGCGAAATCGCGCTCAGGATCATCCGTGCCTGCAGGGAACTTGGGATTAAAAGTGTTGCCATGTTTTCGGAAGTCGATATCGAGGGGATCTGGGTTAGAAAGGCCGACGAGTGCTACCCGATTCTTGGCAACCCTATCGAGGCCTACCTCGATTATGAGCGGATCATTTCGCTGGCGCTTAAAGCCGGCTGCGAAGCGATCCACCCGGGGTACGGCTTTCTATCGGAGAATGCAGCGTTCGCTGAAGCCTGTGAAGCGAAAGGGCTTGTCTTTATCGGTCCGAAAGCAGAACATATCGCCCTTTTTGGCGATAAAATGGCCTCCAAGGTGGCGATGAAGGCGGTCGGCGTGCCGGTGCTTGAAGGGACTGACGCGCCGGTCAGCAGCCTGGAAGAGGGGGCAAAAATCTCCAAAGAGATCGGTTTTCCGGTCATCATCAAAGCGGCCTTCGGCGGCGGAGGAAGGGGTATGCGTATCGTCAGGGCGGCAGAAGAGTTTGATGCGCTCTTCGAGTCAGCGACTTCAGAAGCTACAAAGTATTTCGGACGGGGTGAGATGTTCATCGAGAAGTATGTCGAGAACCCGCGCCACATTGAAGTACAGGTCATCGCAGACAAATACGGCAAAGTGGTCCATCTCGGTGAGAGGGACTGTTCCATTCAGCGCCGTCATCAGAAGGTGATTGAGATCGCCCCGTCACCGAGACTCAACGATGCGGTCAGGCAGGCGCTCTTTAGGATGTCGACAAAAGCGATGCTGGAGCTGGGATACGAAAGCGTCGGCACCATTGAGTTCCTTGTGGACGAAGCGGATAACATCTACTTCATCGAGATGAACACGCGCGTCCAGGTCGAACATCCGGTGACAGAGCTTATCTCGGGTATCGACATTATCCAGCAGATGATCGAGATCGCCGAGGGGGATCATCTGCGTTTTCGGCAGGACGAGGTCGTCTTTAGAGGCTATGCCATCGAGTTCCGTATCAATGCAGAGGACCCGAAGAAAAACTTTTTTCCCTCCGTCGGAAAGATCAGCAACTATATGGCACCGGGCGGACCGGGTGTCAGGCTCGATACCAGTCTCTACGCCGGTTACACGATCCCGGGAAATTACGACTCCATGATCGGGAAACTGATCGTCTGGTCACTGGATTGGGAGGGGGCCGTCAACAAGGCAAGGCGGGCATTGGACGAGTTCTATATCGACGGGGTCGTGACCAATATCCCCCTTCACAGGGAAATCACGAGGGATCCGGATTTTATAGAAGGGAGGTTCGACACCGGCTACCTGGATACAAAGCTTCCTCTTTTCAACATGGAGACGTTGGACCATATAAAAGAGGAAGAGCGGCGGATGTCAGAGATAAGCGTTCTAATAGAGAGGATCAGAAGCAACAATATAAAGATACGGCATTAA
- the raiA gene encoding ribosome-associated translation inhibitor RaiA, with translation MDFLTITGRQVELTDALKSHIENAVEQLKKYNLDIISVRVVVSSQENWRNNKNGFGVEFVINMARKNSVVVKQMDKDLYVAVDLGIERAKKTLRRHHDKITDKRIKEVERPEDLKGAEIAEDEIKESLGLVDEVVPHNMDIDKPTEIADAIDILKGSEKHFIVFDDLDHNTRVLYKRTDGKFGIY, from the coding sequence ATGGATTTTCTTACTATTACCGGTCGGCAGGTGGAACTAACTGACGCCCTTAAAAGCCATATCGAAAACGCCGTTGAGCAGCTGAAAAAGTACAATCTTGACATCATTTCGGTCAGGGTTGTCGTCTCTTCTCAGGAAAACTGGCGAAACAATAAAAATGGTTTTGGCGTAGAATTTGTCATCAACATGGCCAGAAAAAACAGCGTTGTTGTCAAACAGATGGACAAAGATCTCTATGTCGCAGTTGATTTAGGAATAGAACGGGCAAAAAAAACCCTCAGACGCCACCATGACAAGATCACGGATAAAAGGATTAAAGAAGTAGAACGGCCCGAGGATCTCAAGGGTGCCGAGATCGCGGAAGACGAGATCAAAGAGTCTCTCGGTCTGGTTGACGAGGTCGTTCCCCACAATATGGACATTGACAAACCGACAGAGATAGCAGACGCAATCGATATCCTCAAGGGAAGCGAAAAGCACTTCATTGTCTTTGATGATCTCGACCACAACACCCGAGTCCTCTACAAACGCACAGACGGCAAGTTTGGAATCTACTAG
- a CDS encoding GatB/YqeY domain-containing protein yields the protein MSLKTQINNEIKEAMKAKDTVRRDALRLLTSAFKQVEVDERIELDDAAVLKIIQKQVKQRQDAASQYKDAGRDDLYDKEMAEIAIYEAYLPKQLDDAELETRLKEIISKAGAESMKDIGKVMGMASKELNGIADGKRINECAKALLS from the coding sequence ATGTCACTAAAAACACAGATCAACAACGAAATTAAAGAGGCGATGAAAGCCAAAGATACGGTACGCCGCGATGCGCTGAGACTACTCACCTCGGCTTTTAAACAGGTTGAAGTCGATGAACGTATCGAGCTTGACGACGCCGCTGTTCTCAAGATCATCCAAAAGCAGGTCAAGCAGCGCCAGGACGCGGCAAGCCAGTACAAAGATGCGGGTCGTGACGACCTATACGACAAAGAGATGGCCGAGATCGCCATCTACGAAGCCTACCTGCCGAAACAGCTTGACGATGCAGAACTTGAAACGCGTCTCAAAGAGATCATTTCCAAAGCTGGCGCCGAGTCTATGAAAGACATCGGCAAGGTGATGGGAATGGCTTCCAAAGAGCTTAACGGCATCGCCGACGGCAAACGCATCAACGAGTGTGCAAAAGCCCTTCTTTCCTAA